The region ATCAATTATTTTTGGGTGGAAAAGGTAAAATTTTTTAGTGGTGAATTTCACGTCACTTTCTTTAATCGACGAATTTCATTGATGTCCAAATTCTTCAGAAGACTTTGGTGATAAACCTTATATCTTACTATGGACTGGAATAGGGGTTTAGTCTGTAGTTGCTGCCTTATATTGGATTTGCATGCGGGAAAGTAGAAGCCACTTGTTTGTATGTGTTTTAACGCTTCTATAAGCATGCCACCTTGGTGACACAGATATGGTCGTGTCTTTTAATTTGTGGCTAGTGCCTAGTGCACACCTCTTGAAACAAGTTTCAATAAAATAGATGTGCACTGAAAGGTATATCTGTTTAATCTTGTACTATGTTTTTTTGGTCTTTATCTTGTACTATTCTTGATAGGTCTGAATTGGTAGTTTGGACTGTTGGCCACACGGGCACCAAAAAAGCGAGTGCATTGCATAAAATTCCTCTATTATAATGTTTCAGCTTTTTTAATGTCTATTTCCTTTTGTCTTACTTGATGCTTTATGTGGGTTGGGGTCATAGAAGAATTGGTTGAAGTTGTTAGTCCTGATTAAGTTTTATGGTCACATCTAACAAGCTATTTAGTTTTGGCTGGAGTTCTGGTTTTTTCTGATAAAATGTCAATTTCATGCAGAGCTTCTGTACTTGAGAAAGCTTCAAAATCAGTTTGGGATTTAATTTTAGACAACAATGGCCTGGGGAAGGAGATAAGTGAGACAGTTGAAAGAGTGTTTTGCCGATTGAGTGGCCAGGAACCTCCTTTATTTCCGCTTCTAAATGGAGAACCCCAACCCGAAAAGGAGGCTGACAGCAGAAAAGAAAAAGGTAAAGGAAAGCAGAAAGAAAACGAAAATACGGGTTTGATTACTCCTCCATCAAAGAAAAGAAGCTTCGGTGAATTAAATTTGGATGGTGCAGATGAAACTGCCACCAGGTCCTCTGATCCCGTAGCGATATCAGAAGTTTCTGGAAAATCGCCTTTATCAATTTCGAAGACTTGATTAGTGAGTTCAACAAGTTTATGTAATGGAAGTAATCACATCTGGTAAATATATTAAACTTGTAGGACTTCACTGGAGTTCAGAGGAATTGTTCCAGCCACCAAAGCCGTGTATTATGCCCTGAACACCTTGTATGCCTTACATATAGTTTAGGAGTTTGAATGATGAAACTTTATCAAAGTCTGCTGTTGAATCACCAATTTTTCATCGTTAAACTTGATAAGGCTAGGAGATGCGTGGATTGTGATTTGAATGTCGTGGTTCATACTATGAGAAATATGAGAAATATTAGCAACACATTTTAAGCATAATTACTGTTTAGCGAAATTCTAGAGTGTAGATGGCATCTGCACGGGTGATGCAAAATAGAATGCAAAGAAGTTACGGTATAATTTTAAACCTTTAATTTTTTTCTTAATCTGCATGTCTGCTTAATGAGTAGATAAAACACGACTAAACTACAGCTATGCTTAATTAGCTGGATAGCCGCCAGAGTCAAAGTCCACCACCACAAATTATTTTGAAACCTCTTTGCCTTGCTATCTGAAGACCAATCTAAGAGGTATGCTTTCACAAAAGAACAGACCAATATTCTTGAAGAGAGCGAAAAAAATGGCTTGAAAGTGGTCTCTTTTAATGATACAAGTCGCCTTCCCTAAATAAGGGCATAGCCAGAAAGTTCCTTGGTAAAGGTCAAAATCTATACGGCTTCTTAAAAGATGCTCATTCAGGGTCTCAGATTGGATAGCAGTGAACATCAAGACATGCATGCGACTAACAGATTTAAGGACAGGTATAAAACCTCATGCCCTTGTTTAACAGGTTGCCACATATCACCAGCAGCAAGCTATACTTTCATTCTAACTGCTCAAATGTGATAGTGGTTAACAATGATAATTTTGCAAAATCATTACACTCTTTTATTCATTTACAACTTCTTAATCTAtgtgaaaatgaaaaaaataaaaaatgacaCTTGATATGGCAAACAGTGGGTTTCGAGAGTAATCAGGTGAACATTGACCAATCAAATTGTGTGCTTGTATTTGTGTTGTAAACAAGGTTTGCTTCAATTGATTGACCAAAATTTTGGTAAGCTACATTGGCACTATCCATCATATGTGTTGGGTTGAATTCATTTTCTTGGAAATCATAGCCTCCTACACCTGGTCCACTTGGCTGTGCTTGAATGCAACTTTCATGTGGGACAGACTCCATTGAAAGTGAAGTGTCATACTCATAATGAAACCCTTGACTCCAAGAGGTTGACATCATTGGAtcttgatgcatttgattgttgattgcctCATCTGTAGCATATGATATTTTTTATGTTGTGATGAGCACAAAAGCAGTATTTATTTTGAAATCAAATTTATTGAAACTGTTGTTACCTGAAGTTGGGTTATCATAATTAATAATTTGAGGCATATAGCCAAACATTTGAACTTGTTGGTCCATGTTTTTTGAATCATCCTGAGAAAAACTAAGTTGTGTTGTCCTCTTATCTAAATGTGAATCAAAATAAATAGCACACGAACTAGGAAAAGGCCTCTTGCTCAGTTCCAGCAATCGATTATCACATTGCAAGAGCTTTGCATAATATTGGTCGAGAACTCCATGAGGGAATTGAAGACAGTGCTTCCTGAGATGAAACATTTGCCATCAACAACACAATGATACACATAAACACAATCAAGCTGAATAGGTATCTTGCTAGTTAGTAGTGAACAAGTTCTGATTGGAAATAATGTGAATTCAAAACAAATTCACACCTGTATTTGGAAGCTTGACCATGAGTGAAGTCATGAGATAAGGTCCACACAGTATGCTTTCCGGGCTTTGGTTCAATCTCTCGATAGAAGGATGGCACTTTGTCTAGCTGTGGTCACACACAATTAAAAAAACAACAATGAAATTAGCATTCGATAAACATTTTGTTGATTATGTTATAGCTTATGAAATAAGTCATATGTTTATATTTATATGAGTATATAAATAGAAAAAACACCTCAATTTCTAGGATACCCGGTGAGTTATCCTCGATAATAGCTCGGATGGCCGAAATATTTCGCCACTGTATTTCAATCTTGTCCTTTAAACCATCACGCATTATCTCCCAAACAAGTTTCCGTTTAGCATAATAAAACTTAGCTACCAAATCCGCAGGATATTTAGCTTCGATCTGCATGCATGCGCGCACATATAACATGAGAAAAATATTTCATCGTacaaataaaatcaagaacattACGAGACTTATTAGTACATGTACCTTAAAAAGCCCGATCATAAGCATATATATCGGAAAATGAACAGCTTTCAACTTCTCAACTTTCTTGGATTCATGTTGACATGAAGTTTCAGTAACAGCATTTGTGTTTTGTTCCGAGTATGGAAGCATATCGGGTGTCAATGTGAGTTTTAACCCGAGTGGTAGCGGATACTTGGATAACTCTCTCAAGTTCAGATGTTCATCATCATTGTTGGATTCTGAGGGACTCATGTTCCAGTCATACCAGTTACTGTAAGCCATATATAACAAAGTAGAAACTTGAGATAAATGAATATGGGTTTTATGGTTGGTTTTGTAACGACTCAAACTATATATAGATTGATATCATATGAAATTGAGGGTGTTTGTGTGCATATTACTTTTGATTCGGCATGATTATATAGTATATGAATGtttattaattcattttttaaaaaGACGCATGCACGCACTAACTTGATTAAGCCAATTTGAGATAAAACTTCTAAAGTAGAAGCTTCTTATCCCCTTACACTGTACAATTTCCAACTTACTATCCTAAAAAATGTTTAACAGTAATAATAAAGTACATGAACCATCAAATCTTATATTGagattttattttaattataagATAACATGAATCAAAATATAAACCATTCTAATACTCACTCATTTCAAACTTTTGCTGGTTTAATATTTTAAAGTAAAACTTCAGTACAAGTATATAAATAATGTAAAAACGAATTATGGCGATTGTATCTAAAAGTAAAGTTGAAAAACAAATGTGAATTATGCACTGTAACTAGTTCAATCATTTTTCATTCTTATCTCATGGCCAACTTGGTGAGAGTAAGTGGTTTCGGTATAACTACATCTGTGGGTCAAACTTTCCACTTTGGGAAATTGTAAGGATGATAATTAGTACTATGGGTCGCCTCATCTTTTtgtcaaaaatattttctttttagCATATTTACAATTTCCCCATTCATGGATAGCTAGGGAGATTAAATCATGTAGAAATGTCTTGAATTTTAATATGTGACAATTATCAGTCAAATCTCATTAAACTTGACACCTTCAACTTTATCTAATTTCGAATTAAAAAACATAAAATTATATGTGAATTATGTGAGTTTTAATGATGATTGTCAATAAATGTCTTCATAGCAAAGAAATCTTAAAACTTATCATCACTAAATATCCTCATAACAaagaaattttaaattttatattaaaaaaataatagGTGAGTCAATCAATTAAAACTAGTCACAAGtattttgcaattttttttacaattttATATTTGTCATAAGTAAACGATGGTTGAAATATGCCTTAAAATCTTAAGATAAGAGAAAGAAAACACATTTCATGATTATAGAAATAAAAAATTAGTTTAGAAATCGACGTAGATTGGCGGTATGCCGAGTTAGTCGAGTATCAAATCTGATATTGACAATTTTTATGTATCAGACTTAGTTATTTGACTTATGGATCAATTTGTAAATGAGTTGTGTTTTGGACAACAATATATTCTTGTTGAGCTTATTATCCATATCCTTTGAGAATTTAATGATTTCATTCTTTATTGTAAGAAAGATACTGTTACTTTGCATGAAGTCCAAACGACTCTAAgcttaaaataatttttaatgGTGAAAGATTTCTAGATTGATGATATGGTGAAGCCTTGAATGTCTCAAGAGGAGGAAATTGACGTAAAAAGATGTCTAGATCAAAGAGTTTTGACAAGTCAAGGTTTAAATGCTTAATTTGTTAAAAATCTGATCATTTCAAGAAGGATTGTCCTGAAAGGGAGGACACTGGAGATTTTGTTCTGAATATTGTTGCCTCAAATGAAGATAGTTATGAGAATGTTGATGCATTAATGGTGTCGAGTTCGGAGACTCAAGAGGTTTGGATTATTGACTCAAGTTAGTCTTATCCCAAGTGTTCAAGAAAAGAATACTTTGATACTTTGAAGTTGGAGTAAGGTGGAGTAGTTCATTTTGATAACAATAACGCTTTCAAGGTTCATGGTATTGATACGATTAAACTTAAATTGTTTGATGATCATGAGTTTCTTCTTTACAACATGACATATGTTTTAGAGCTAGATAAGTTTGTTATTCATAAGAATATTTGATGATCTAGGCATTAGAGTTTAACATGGGGGTATAAGATTCGAAATGGTGAAGTAATTATACCTAAAGTTCTTTCAACTAAAATATGTGGCATATATATTTTAGAAGGTTTCAATGTTGTTGTTCATTCATCATAAATTAGTGAAGACTTATGTAATTAGTAAGTTATGAGATTTGGGATTAAGGCATGATGGATACTCGTATAATGTTTTAGAGCAATTTAATGACTTATGTAGAAGACAAGGGATCAAATTACATTTTTCATTGAGTTGCCATGGGATTTATAGGGTAATGTTGGTGCCAAAGAAGCTTAATTGATTGTCATGTATTTATTTACAAGAATATACTTCCAATTAATCATGGAAGTTTGAGGTAGGAAGACTATAACCTAATATGTTTTGATGGTCTTCAAAATTTTGCTTATTGATCAAATCAAGCCAATTCAATTTGATGATAAAGTTGTGGGTTATGTCTTCAATGGCTACCCAAAAGATATGAAGGTTATGAGATATTGAGAGTGGAACTTGGAGGATCGAAATTCATCAATAACATATGTATTACTTCCAGCGAGTCCTATAAGTGGGAGAATAGTAAACATATAAGGATTGAGCTATTAGAATCCATGGTGGAGAAGACTTAGTTCTAGGTGGAGGTTCCTGCTATTGATACTAGTAATAAGCATGAAACGATTACAAAGACCTATGATTATCATTAGACTCGTGATGAGGTAAGAAGGAAGATTATACCATCTCAAATGGACGGTTGTATTGACCTTGGGTGTTATGTTTTGAATGTTGTTTAATAGTTGCGAAACTTATAATCATGGACATTCATAGAGGCTTTCGAAGTATGTGGAGTCAAAAATGGTTGAAGAACCATACTTGTGAGCTTGTTAGATTAGTAAAGCAGAAAAAAGTGGTTGGGAGAAAATGTACGCAAGTGACAAGATCAAGGTTCCAGCAAGACTTAAACTTGATAAAAATTATTCAATAGACGTTGAATTGGAAGAAAGCAATAAGGTGGTTAATAGATAAATTGACATGAACATGGTTTTAACTCAAGGTGGAGATTATTGTAGTATGTCTTAAAACTTTAAGTGATGAAGATAAAGAAAACATGTTTCGAGATTACAGAAACCAGAAATCAGCTTGGATGTCGATGGAGGCCGACATTGTGTTTGGTCACTGACAAACGATGGTAGTTGACAAAAAGAGAACGACATCGGTCAGGTCAGTTCCAATAGGCGATTCGGGTCCATCGAGTATCAGATCTAGTCCAAACAGTTTTTTGTGTACCATATTGTTTTGGTTTGTGGGTCAGTTTGTTAATGAGTTATGTTTTAGACCCGTCAAGTATCTGTTGGGTTTCATCAGTTATAAATATGTATCTTTATCATTATTGTCTTAACAACCTTCAAAACTTTATTGTTGAAGATACAGAAAAGGGTAAGGAATCTTTGATAAACTGAGAGAGGTAAGGGTTAAAATTCCTTGGACTTCTTGGACTTGTATGATTCATATATATAATTAGAAAGAGATTGAAAAACACTTAAGTAAAAAATAAGATTTGTCCTTTGAAACTTGATGACTATTTTCTTGTAACCCATTTGTAATATTTTGTAATACCTTTTAGAAGTATAGTAAATCAAAGAGTTGTTTGTCTTTCAGAGTATAACGTTTGAGCAAAATGAATAATGTTTCTTTCCTTTTATCTTTTCCTGTCAAGTTAATTGTTATCTTAATACAAAGTTATTTTTACTTAAGGCCCTTCATTTTAGTTATCATTGTTTTATACACATCAAATTTTTTTAGTACTAATTTTAAGTGAATTATGAATAATTTATCAATAATTTTTTGGACCATATAATATTGCATCGGTTACTTCATCTAATTctatttataaaataaaatttacTTTTTAGATTAATTGAGTAATCAATGAACATAAACGGTATACGAGATATATTGATTATTGAATGAAtctaaaaaattatttttctctTATAAATAAAAACAGAGgatattatttttataaaatttaattaaatattatatttataattatttttcgTTATGAGAaaattattatattattaaaaatagaaattgTTTAATTTTAAACCAATTTTTTTGAAAGTATCTATAATATTTAGAGAAAATTTAAACATGTTACTAacatttattaaaaatatttaaattacATATAACCACATACACACTCTCAAAGCTCCATATTCTAGAAGAGTAATCATAAGCTTTGATGACGCTATCATTTCATAATTAAGGACGAGAGGGAATTATCTTTTGACTAAAAAAATTTATAATTCACCGTGCTCCAAATTAGACCTTCTTCCTATTTCTTTTTTGACTCAAAACCTTCTTTCTACTTATATAAATCTATATACAGAAATACTACTATATGGCAATTTGAGAAAGTGACGTTAGATTTTGTACATAAAAAAGTCACGTGCATTTCCTTGAAAATATAGTTTAAAGAGTGTATGAAAGTAAGGTGGGATCCAAGAAGGACTTATCATACACATGTATGGCTTTATCTAGTTTTGCGATCAAAGAATATGATCTCACACAGATCTTTAGTAGTACTAATATTCTATATTCTAATGTGTGTGCGCGCTCTGAACTTTACACGGAAGTAGGATTTCCCTTTTTACTTGCTAATAATTGTAAGTTCATGCATTGAATTTTAAGTCATGTTAGCAGTGGTATGGTAGGGTCTCCACTCTCTATTCTGCATATAATTTCATCCTCAAAATCATCATTTTCTGCCTCTTTATTGATAACTGACGTTTCGTGGATTCAAATATGCCAAAGTCAGTTTGTGTGGGCATTTTCAACTCAAACATCATGCCTCATCTCTCATTATCGCCATTCATAACTATCATGCTTGCAAAGATTATTACTCCATATAGTTATAAAATTTACTAAACAACCTCAAAAAAAGATAACTTTATCCTAGAGACAAATAACAATATTTCAGAGTGGAACAAAATATAAGTGGTAAAGTTCCCAGCGGAAGGTCTCCGACATGATAATGAAAGTCTCTGTTGATTGAAAAAGAGAATGTATCTATAAAGTTTGTACTCCAGCGTTTTAGTCAGTGATGTCAGAGAGATGTCAGAGAGGTGAAATTTATAAATATATAATGATTTGTATTGTGGTGTGACGTTGTCGTACCTATATGTAAAAAGCAATTGGAATTGTCTCGTATGGGTGTGGCGTCTTGCACGGGGGATTGTTGGATTAGCCCAACAAATGAGATGGAGTGATGTTTCGCTCTAGTGTTGGTCTACCTCGTGAGAGTGTACATGTCTCCAAGTGGGAATGAAATCGAATTGGCCTCCTATTTGGACCAGTCTTATTGGATCATTTTTCCAACCTAGAACAACATCCGATTAAATTGTCTCAAGCAAAATTACTATGCCAAACAACGTAAGCAAATCTTCAAGAGCAAGAATAAAAAAAGAATAGGTATTCTACATGTTCAAAAATTTGGGCCGGGTCTAAATCTGAGTTCAAGAAACCCCGCCTCAATTTCAAGGCATTCCATGAGACATGATCGAtttggatatatatatatatatatatatatatatatatatatatatatatatatatatatatatatatatatatatatatatatatatatatatatatatatatatatatatatatatatatatatatatatatatatatatatatatatatatcggtCCAAAGCTGGCACATCTGATTGATGGTTAATATACTTAAACACACAAACAAAGTCTTAAAGACATAGTAAGAATTATTAATGGTTGATCCCAGACAGAAAGGTAAATGAATTGATTATCTCTCAAGCAGAAAATGAGATATATATTTTTATGACCCATCAAATGGTCTTATGGAGATTGAGCCCGCGAGAACGTATATAAACGGACAACCTAAGAGGAAAAGAAAGACACATTCTTTCCCTATGACTTATACCCAAGGTGACGTTGTGACTCTGAGTAGCTTAGTATTGGTATAGTTATTAACTATGTACCCAACTTGTACATTTATCTCTCACCATGAGGCTTGATAAAACTATCCAAAACCATACAAAATCGTATCTAAACATCAATCCCTTATCATCCCATGATGGTAAGAGTGACCCCCGTGAACAATGACGATTAATGTGTTCCCATAGCGGAGATGTGCGCTGCTAGGGAAGAACTAGGGGTGTACATGAGTTGGGTTGGATCGGGTTTGACTTAACCAATTATCCAACCCGCTTAAATTTTAATGAGTTGGATTTGTCGTCTAACCTGCATTTTCATTTTTAAAACCGAATTGAACCGACCTGTTCATTTATGGGTTGAGTTGGGTTGGATTCGCGGGTTGtgttttaaataaaaattatttttttaatgaTTTCTTTTCAATATAAACAAATTTAAGATAATTCAAATTTGATGAAACACATCATATAATGtctaataaaattcatcaacacGAAATAACATTGGATAATAGTATAACATTTAGTCTTAGAATTAGAATTAGGTAAGTTCGAAATAACACTTCATAAGATACATAAGTTGGAAATGACGTAAAAAAATAAGAAACAACATTTAGTCTTAGAATTAGGTAAATTAATTGGTCTAATAGTATTATTGGCGGAAAATAAAACTTTTTTGATAAAATTATGGTTAGTagtgagatattaattttatacttttatttaaaataataataaattactaATGTCACATCAATGGGTTGGGTTAATGGGCCTGCGGGTTGAGAAACTCAAACCCGATACCCAAACCAAAACTGTTTGGATTATTGCGGGGTGGGTTGGGTAACCCGT is a window of Lathyrus oleraceus cultivar Zhongwan6 chromosome 6, CAAS_Psat_ZW6_1.0, whole genome shotgun sequence DNA encoding:
- the LOC127096873 gene encoding uncharacterized protein LOC127096873 produces the protein MASSSVITPEDVLESLMNDGTIDALRLKIINQLKANEELKSTTIKMAEQSKVLNTPGAEKQTKRELFDALRQELEASVLEKASKSVWDLILDNNGLGKEISETVERVFCRLSGQEPPLFPLLNGEPQPEKEADSRKEKGKGKQKENENTGLITPPSKKRSFGELNLDGADETATRSSDPVAISEVSGKSPLSISKT
- the LOC127096872 gene encoding uncharacterized protein LOC127096872; translated protein: MAYSNWYDWNMSPSESNNDDEHLNLRELSKYPLPLGLKLTLTPDMLPYSEQNTNAVTETSCQHESKKVEKLKAVHFPIYMLMIGLFKIEAKYPADLVAKFYYAKRKLVWEIMRDGLKDKIEIQWRNISAIRAIIEDNSPGILEIELDKVPSFYREIEPKPGKHTVWTLSHDFTHGQASKYRKHCLQFPHGVLDQYYAKLLQCDNRLLELSKRPFPSSCAIYFDSHLDKRTTQLSFSQDDSKNMDQQVQMFGYMPQIINYDNPTSDEAINNQMHQDPMMSTSWSQGFHYEYDTSLSMESVPHESCIQAQPSGPGVGGYDFQENEFNPTHMMDSANVAYQNFGQSIEANLVYNTNTSTQFDWSMFT